The proteins below come from a single Candidatus Bathyarchaeota archaeon genomic window:
- a CDS encoding Nre family DNA repair protein, whose amino-acid sequence MKQIYPSTLEMTQTQTPPSTGQNKSNWLEDIIRKVNSSALEQQVVTRTSNSLCVLCKGSRFLCGKTRCPIMVKVNSFLKSAPLMESQDIDGASPPSVFIGRIGYPNVYIGPLVPPVHENTGIYDAPEQWFGKPMDEIVGFRSLLIRGKHLVNVTKISAAGKILDRTRDLALADSSVDTELNLTKKPRGSITLSDDVQPFGPSAPIRDLHVGNAPYNQKIEKAYYDTDLKATGAVVDLYNRGVTVTQIQKAFSVGAFGVEKNRRLVPTRWSITAVDDIIGKKLLEKVKTFPEINEYRIYESIYLDNVFEILMIPARWSYESMEAWYPGTVWNPAGSSVAIYSDWEGNSGRSTYASIGGCYYSARLAICELLQKERRQATAIVLREARPGYIMPIGVWQVRENVRNAMRQKPYVFRSLAESLQFLGGKFEIPISRWILQSELLKRALFQRRISDFFA is encoded by the coding sequence ATGAAGCAAATATACCCCTCTACTTTAGAGATGACGCAAACCCAGACTCCGCCCTCTACGGGACAGAACAAAAGCAACTGGCTAGAGGACATCATAAGAAAAGTCAACAGCAGCGCCCTCGAGCAGCAAGTAGTCACCCGCACCAGCAACAGCCTCTGCGTTCTATGCAAGGGCTCAAGGTTTCTCTGCGGCAAAACCCGCTGCCCCATCATGGTTAAAGTCAACAGTTTCCTCAAAAGCGCCCCGTTGATGGAGAGCCAAGACATCGACGGCGCCTCCCCGCCCAGCGTCTTCATCGGCAGAATCGGCTACCCCAATGTCTACATTGGACCCCTGGTGCCGCCGGTGCATGAAAACACAGGCATCTATGACGCACCCGAGCAGTGGTTTGGCAAACCCATGGATGAAATTGTGGGGTTCCGCAGCCTGCTTATCCGCGGCAAACACCTTGTCAACGTAACAAAAATCAGCGCGGCAGGCAAAATCCTCGACCGCACCCGCGACTTGGCACTTGCCGACAGCAGCGTAGACACCGAACTTAACCTCACCAAGAAACCACGGGGCTCCATAACCCTTAGCGATGACGTGCAGCCCTTTGGTCCCTCAGCGCCCATCCGCGACCTTCACGTGGGCAACGCACCCTACAACCAGAAAATCGAGAAAGCCTACTATGACACCGACCTGAAAGCCACCGGCGCCGTGGTTGACCTCTACAACAGAGGAGTCACCGTAACCCAGATTCAGAAGGCATTCAGCGTCGGCGCATTCGGAGTGGAAAAAAACCGGCGCCTAGTTCCCACCCGCTGGAGCATAACTGCAGTCGACGACATCATCGGCAAAAAACTCCTCGAGAAAGTGAAGACCTTTCCCGAAATCAACGAGTACCGCATCTACGAATCCATCTACCTCGACAACGTCTTTGAGATCCTGATGATTCCCGCGCGGTGGAGCTACGAATCCATGGAGGCATGGTACCCCGGCACCGTCTGGAACCCCGCAGGTTCAAGCGTTGCCATCTACAGCGACTGGGAAGGCAACAGTGGACGCAGCACGTACGCCTCAATCGGAGGATGCTACTACAGTGCACGTCTGGCAATCTGTGAATTACTGCAGAAGGAGCGTCGCCAAGCCACCGCCATCGTGCTGCGGGAAGCCCGCCCAGGCTACATTATGCCCATAGGGGTTTGGCAGGTACGCGAGAACGTGCGCAACGCCATGCGCCAGAAACCCTACGTTTTTAGGAGTCTTGCGGAGTCGCTGCAGTTTCTGGGAGGAAAATTCGAGATTCCCATTTCAAGATGGATTCTGCAGAGTGAACTGCTTAAGAGGGCGCTGTTCCAGAGACGGATAAGCGATTTTTTCGCATAA
- a CDS encoding metal ABC transporter ATP-binding protein produces MTTFDEYILRVSDVGVKMQNQILLEHISFKVKKGTTMAILGPNGAGKTLLFRTLLGLIPHTGSVDWTEKTKIGYVPQYVTVADVPISVREFLSIGEGIPVEDALALVKLKDKNVADKRIGVLSGGQLRRVLIAAALRENPNVLFLDEPTTGVDMDSEEPIYLMLNDIKKTNKITILLITHDIHIIQEYADDLLAINKCVTFFGAAVEIGKPETQRVIYGEPVCVESIKGRTVNG; encoded by the coding sequence ATGACAACTTTTGACGAGTACATTTTGAGGGTTTCTGATGTCGGCGTGAAGATGCAGAACCAAATCCTGCTAGAGCACATAAGCTTCAAAGTCAAAAAGGGAACCACCATGGCCATTTTGGGTCCAAACGGCGCCGGCAAAACACTGCTTTTCCGAACGCTTCTGGGGCTGATCCCGCATACTGGCTCGGTTGATTGGACGGAGAAAACCAAAATCGGCTACGTTCCCCAATACGTAACCGTAGCGGATGTTCCTATTTCTGTGAGGGAATTCCTCTCGATCGGTGAGGGCATACCTGTCGAGGATGCTTTGGCGCTTGTTAAATTGAAGGATAAAAACGTCGCAGATAAAAGGATAGGAGTGCTTTCAGGGGGACAACTGCGTCGGGTTCTGATTGCCGCGGCGCTGCGGGAAAACCCCAACGTGCTCTTTCTGGATGAACCCACCACCGGCGTTGACATGGACAGCGAAGAACCCATCTACCTAATGCTAAACGACATCAAAAAAACAAACAAAATAACCATCCTGCTGATCACCCATGACATCCACATCATCCAAGAATACGCCGACGACCTCTTAGCCATAAACAAATGCGTCACCTTCTTCGGAGCCGCCGTCGAAATCGGTAAACCCGAAACCCAGCGGGTAATCTATGGAGAACCTGTCTGCGTCGAAAGCATTAAGGGGAGAACGGTAAATGGTTGA
- a CDS encoding metal ABC transporter permease: MVEVYSLALSIFVGVAAGYLGSLMVLERMALVGDALSHVALPGLAIGVTLNFDPVLGAFVFLFASAVIIWHVQRVTKISYEALVGAMFTLALAIGILLFGNNLEALEEAFFGDISQVTAFSALASIGICVLAVLATKVIYNKLVLAMISEDLAIAKGIKVAQINLLYLFLVSVVVAISILIVGTLLVGFLVIVPAIAAKNLSNHMRRYSMLSALFGAVSGFTGVLTWDLFNFGLPFPSPVVVFVGIIIFAVTVIINWRRKITS; this comes from the coding sequence ATGGTTGAAGTCTACAGTTTGGCGCTGTCAATCTTTGTAGGCGTCGCCGCAGGCTATCTGGGGTCACTTATGGTTTTGGAGAGGATGGCACTGGTAGGCGATGCACTCTCACATGTGGCGCTGCCCGGCTTGGCCATCGGGGTTACACTGAATTTTGACCCCGTTTTAGGCGCTTTTGTGTTCTTGTTTGCCTCTGCAGTCATCATTTGGCATGTTCAGAGGGTAACAAAAATCTCCTACGAAGCCCTCGTCGGCGCCATGTTCACGTTGGCGCTGGCGATTGGCATACTGCTCTTCGGAAATAACCTGGAGGCGCTGGAGGAGGCTTTCTTTGGCGACATCTCGCAGGTAACCGCCTTCAGTGCCTTAGCATCGATTGGCATCTGCGTCTTAGCGGTGCTTGCCACCAAAGTCATCTACAACAAACTGGTTTTAGCTATGATTTCGGAGGACCTAGCCATCGCGAAAGGCATCAAGGTGGCGCAGATAAATTTGCTTTATCTCTTCTTGGTTTCAGTGGTGGTTGCCATAAGTATCCTAATCGTCGGCACCCTGCTGGTGGGGTTCCTCGTCATCGTCCCCGCGATAGCAGCCAAAAACCTCAGCAACCACATGCGACGCTACTCCATGCTCAGCGCGTTGTTCGGCGCGGTTTCGGGGTTCACTGGAGTTCTGACGTGGGACCTTTTCAATTTCGGCTTGCCTTTTCCCAGCCCCGTGGTGGTTTTTGTGGGCATAATCATCTTTGCGGTGACCGTAATCATTAATTGGAGACGCAAGATAACATCTTAG
- a CDS encoding NUDIX hydrolase has protein sequence MKKYTGKTSTAIIPYPSGQILLIKRNTRPFLGYWALPGGRMDPGETIEQTIVREVKEETGLDVAVESVLGEYVEWGIKDDIEYEYYPTCFVVKVLGGDLKKQDSEIQQIQLFSLNALPHPLAFEHDQMIKDYLKKIKG, from the coding sequence ATGAAGAAGTACACGGGCAAAACCTCAACCGCCATAATCCCCTACCCCAGCGGCCAGATACTGCTGATTAAACGCAACACCCGCCCGTTTCTGGGCTACTGGGCGCTGCCCGGCGGCAGAATGGACCCCGGCGAAACCATAGAGCAAACCATAGTTCGAGAAGTCAAGGAGGAAACTGGGCTTGATGTAGCCGTTGAAAGCGTCCTGGGAGAATACGTTGAATGGGGCATAAAAGATGACATCGAATACGAATATTACCCCACATGCTTTGTCGTTAAAGTTTTAGGCGGCGACTTGAAAAAGCAGGATAGCGAAATCCAGCAGATCCAGCTCTTCAGCCTAAACGCGCTGCCGCATCCGCTGGCTTTTGAGCATGACCAGATGATAAAGGATTACCTAAAAAAAATAAAAGGGTAA
- a CDS encoding SPFH/Band 7/PHB domain protein gives MVEIIEILAIFVPIIVVVVLVISSLRIVRPTDRGLVERLGKYHRFVEGGITLLLPFLDRIIRVNVTERMTPVQRQDVITRDKVFMGVDAVVFYKVKTDETSVKASQYFVNNYESQIDTLARTVLRDIIGGMDMTVANTSRPTINAKLKEALDEQTRDWGIEIVRAEIKDLEPPRGLMSSMESVLKADNERQAAEKTAIAQATLASGEKNASIQRAEGMKQSAILQAEGQKTATIAIAEGDAEATKLRNEALTTYFKDSAVTHKQLETVMYSLMNNTKIIVPEGKAISLILNEQENLAKGSVIPIPQPQAKTSK, from the coding sequence TTGGTTGAGATAATAGAGATATTAGCGATATTCGTTCCAATAATTGTAGTTGTGGTGTTAGTGATTTCGTCACTGCGTATTGTTCGGCCAACTGACCGAGGCTTAGTTGAGAGACTTGGCAAATACCACCGTTTCGTGGAGGGCGGCATAACCTTGCTTTTACCCTTCCTTGACCGAATCATCAGAGTCAACGTAACCGAACGCATGACCCCCGTCCAGCGGCAAGATGTCATCACCCGCGACAAAGTCTTCATGGGCGTAGACGCCGTGGTCTTCTACAAAGTCAAAACCGACGAAACCTCAGTGAAGGCCTCACAGTACTTCGTCAACAACTACGAATCCCAAATAGACACACTAGCACGCACTGTGCTACGAGACATCATCGGCGGCATGGACATGACCGTCGCCAACACCAGCCGACCCACCATCAACGCTAAACTAAAAGAAGCCCTAGACGAGCAAACCAGAGACTGGGGCATAGAAATCGTCCGCGCCGAAATCAAAGACCTCGAACCCCCCCGCGGCTTAATGAGTTCCATGGAGTCGGTGCTTAAAGCTGACAACGAACGGCAGGCAGCAGAGAAAACCGCCATCGCCCAAGCTACATTAGCCAGCGGCGAGAAAAACGCGTCTATCCAGCGTGCAGAGGGTATGAAGCAGTCGGCGATTTTGCAGGCGGAAGGCCAAAAAACCGCCACGATAGCCATCGCGGAGGGTGATGCGGAAGCCACGAAACTGCGAAACGAGGCTTTAACGACTTACTTTAAGGATTCCGCTGTAACTCACAAGCAGCTTGAAACCGTCATGTACTCGCTGATGAATAACACCAAAATCATCGTGCCCGAGGGCAAGGCAATCTCGCTGATACTAAACGAGCAGGAGAACCTCGCTAAGGGTTCGGTGATTCCGATTCCGCAGCCTCAAGCCAAAACCAGCAAGTAA
- a CDS encoding glucosidase: MSTERDRLIQAREEHVPWRKWGPYLSERQWGTVREDYSNDGSAWDYFSHDQSRSRAYHWGEDGIAGISDDKQYLCFSVALWNGKDPILKERLFGLTNSEGNHGEDVKEYYFYLDSTPTHSYMKYLYKYPQNAYPYLDLVNTNRSRSRFDLEYELLDTGIFNQDKYFDVYVEYAKESPEEILIQITAFNRGNEDATLNILPTLWFRNIWYGSKVPMERPTICEIESVPMPNVSAVEAEHQFLGKRYLYCAAQAPLLFTENENNNKRLFGTTNLTPYVKDGINNFVVNKDYSAVNPIHIGTKASANYELTIPAKQSRTVKLKLTDRAPEKLGDQDLFDEGFDETFEERRREADIFYDSLSPKALTDDERNVLRQALSGLLWSKQYYEYDLSKWLNEHQVDYYTEQKDIRNINWFHMVNSDVISMPDKWEYPWYAAWDLAFHTIAISMVDPDFAKQQLNLMLNERYLHPNGQFPAYEWNFNDVNPPVHAWAVIFNNNLEQALHGKSDMVFLENSFQKLLMNFTWWVNRKDNAGNNIFQGGFLGLDNIGLFDRSAKFPAGVTLDQADGTAWMAMFCQNMLTLSTILAQDNQAYEEQAIKFFEHFLWIAHAMNSGSEKRLGLWDEEDGFYYDILRHTDGRQVRLKVRSMVGLISLCANSVFNADAVEKMPHFLERVTWFVQNHPELVAHIHRPGLRGVNNTFLLSLLTDDQLRRILARMLDENEFLSPHGIRSLSHVYADNPYDVTLGEQSFSIQYAPAESTTGAFGGNSNWRGPVWFPINALIIRALINLYAYYGDDFKVECPTGSGKEMNLLQVSGEIARRLGTIFLRDSNGKRPVYGGSEKFQTDPNWKDNILFYEYFHGDNGAGLGASHQTGWTGLVAVLYKLYGSAPGGFRGEKQGQELMFKRLANQ; encoded by the coding sequence TTGTCAACTGAAAGAGATAGGTTAATTCAAGCCCGCGAAGAGCATGTCCCCTGGCGTAAGTGGGGTCCATACCTGAGCGAGCGGCAATGGGGAACCGTTAGGGAAGACTACAGCAACGATGGGTCCGCATGGGACTATTTCTCTCATGATCAATCCCGCTCCAGAGCTTACCATTGGGGCGAAGACGGCATAGCGGGGATATCTGATGATAAACAGTACCTGTGTTTCTCGGTTGCCCTCTGGAATGGAAAGGACCCGATTCTTAAGGAGCGGCTGTTTGGTTTAACCAACAGCGAAGGTAACCACGGCGAGGACGTGAAAGAGTACTACTTCTACCTTGACAGCACCCCCACGCATTCCTACATGAAGTACCTCTACAAGTACCCCCAAAACGCCTATCCCTACCTGGACTTAGTTAACACGAACCGCTCGCGAAGCCGCTTTGACCTCGAGTACGAATTGTTAGATACAGGTATATTCAACCAAGACAAGTACTTCGACGTCTACGTCGAGTACGCTAAAGAGTCCCCCGAAGAAATCCTGATACAGATAACCGCTTTTAACAGGGGAAACGAGGATGCAACATTAAATATACTGCCGACCTTGTGGTTCCGCAACATCTGGTATGGCAGCAAAGTCCCCATGGAGCGCCCCACCATATGTGAGATAGAGTCAGTTCCTATGCCTAACGTGAGTGCAGTGGAGGCTGAACATCAATTCCTTGGTAAACGCTATCTGTACTGCGCAGCCCAAGCGCCGTTGCTCTTCACCGAAAACGAGAACAACAACAAACGTCTGTTCGGAACCACAAACCTTACCCCGTACGTAAAGGACGGTATCAACAACTTCGTGGTAAACAAAGACTACAGTGCCGTGAACCCCATTCATATTGGAACCAAGGCATCGGCGAATTACGAATTAACGATTCCTGCTAAGCAGTCAAGAACGGTGAAGCTGAAGCTAACTGATAGGGCGCCTGAAAAACTCGGTGACCAAGACCTCTTCGATGAAGGCTTCGACGAAACCTTTGAGGAGCGCAGAAGAGAAGCAGACATATTCTATGATTCCCTTAGCCCCAAAGCATTAACTGATGATGAGCGAAATGTGCTGCGGCAGGCGCTTTCAGGGCTGCTTTGGAGCAAACAGTACTACGAGTATGACCTATCTAAATGGTTAAACGAGCACCAGGTTGACTACTACACCGAACAGAAAGACATCCGTAACATAAACTGGTTCCACATGGTTAACAGCGACGTCATCTCGATGCCGGATAAATGGGAGTACCCCTGGTACGCCGCCTGGGATTTGGCGTTCCACACAATAGCCATCTCCATGGTTGACCCCGACTTTGCCAAGCAGCAACTTAACCTGATGTTAAACGAGCGGTACCTGCACCCCAACGGCCAATTCCCCGCTTATGAATGGAACTTCAACGACGTCAACCCGCCCGTCCATGCCTGGGCAGTAATATTCAACAACAACCTCGAACAGGCGCTGCATGGCAAGAGCGACATGGTTTTTCTTGAGAACTCATTCCAGAAGCTGCTGATGAACTTCACCTGGTGGGTGAACCGCAAAGACAACGCCGGCAACAACATCTTCCAGGGCGGTTTTCTGGGTCTAGACAACATTGGGCTCTTCGACCGAAGCGCCAAGTTTCCTGCGGGGGTGACGCTGGATCAGGCGGATGGAACCGCTTGGATGGCGATGTTCTGTCAGAACATGCTGACTTTATCTACGATTCTTGCGCAGGACAACCAAGCCTACGAGGAGCAGGCAATAAAATTCTTCGAGCACTTTCTCTGGATTGCCCATGCGATGAACAGCGGCTCGGAGAAGCGGCTTGGCCTGTGGGATGAGGAGGACGGCTTCTACTATGACATACTGCGGCACACCGATGGGCGACAGGTCAGGTTGAAGGTGCGTTCGATGGTGGGTTTAATTTCGCTTTGCGCCAACAGCGTATTCAATGCAGATGCAGTCGAGAAAATGCCGCATTTCCTTGAGCGTGTAACATGGTTTGTGCAGAATCACCCCGAATTGGTTGCTCATATACATCGGCCTGGATTGCGGGGCGTAAACAACACTTTTCTGCTTAGCCTCTTAACCGATGACCAACTGCGGCGTATACTGGCAAGGATGCTTGATGAGAACGAGTTCCTCAGTCCCCACGGCATTCGTTCCCTCTCCCACGTCTATGCAGATAACCCCTACGACGTCACCTTAGGCGAGCAATCCTTCAGCATACAGTATGCCCCTGCTGAATCAACCACTGGTGCCTTCGGCGGAAACTCTAATTGGCGTGGACCCGTCTGGTTCCCGATAAACGCGCTTATAATCCGAGCGCTGATAAACTTGTATGCCTACTATGGCGACGACTTCAAGGTTGAATGCCCCACAGGCTCAGGAAAAGAAATGAATCTTCTCCAAGTCAGCGGCGAAATTGCCCGGCGCCTGGGAACCATATTTTTAAGGGACAGCAACGGGAAACGCCCAGTTTATGGTGGATCAGAAAAGTTCCAAACCGACCCCAACTGGAAAGACAACATCTTATTCTACGAGTACTTCCATGGCGACAACGGAGCTGGATTAGGCGCAAGCCACCAGACAGGCTGGACGGGGCTCGTGGCGGTTCTATACAAGCTGTATGGTTCAGCGCCGGGTGGTTTTCGGGGGGAAAAACAGGGGCAAGAGTTGATGTTTAAGAGGCTGGCAAACCAATAA
- a CDS encoding MFS transporter, which produces MGSAKKAGLFSSIILPLALAQFICSYAASNMNVAISDIATDLGTTVTGVQVAITFFTLTMAALMIPGSKLTDIAGRKKIFLIGLSIYAAGALIGALAPVVGVLIFGYSLLEGLGSALLIPPVYILVTVSYSGVARAKNFGIVSAAAGIGSAAGPLIGGLVTTAISWRASFILQVLVVIAIIFLSLRIVEPPRTGPKHHFDFLSAILSAAGFLLIILGLQTTSTYGWFVSSANVTINNTVIIPAGSISPFLIFLIAGIASNILFYLSIRHRERIGKEPLLQTHILHNKISNLGLVTQNIQWLILQGSFFVISVFLQTIRGYNAIETGLILTASTIGVLFTSALAGRLAKKRSQRLNIRGGFILTIIGILLLLALASAVSSIFYFLPGLFLIGAGVGIMLTSSVTVVQSAFPEKDQGEISGLSRSISNLGSSMGVSIVGSVLISSVLPNNESFGLALIVMVTFAMVGLVAAILIPKTAEPNKKQGP; this is translated from the coding sequence GTGGGCAGCGCCAAAAAAGCTGGGTTGTTTAGTTCAATTATTCTTCCCTTAGCCCTAGCGCAGTTCATCTGCAGCTACGCCGCCTCAAACATGAACGTGGCCATAAGCGACATAGCCACCGATTTGGGCACCACCGTTACAGGCGTGCAGGTTGCCATAACCTTCTTTACCTTAACCATGGCGGCTTTGATGATTCCAGGCAGCAAACTCACCGATATAGCTGGGCGCAAAAAGATTTTCCTGATTGGCTTAAGCATCTACGCGGCTGGGGCGCTGATTGGGGCGCTGGCGCCTGTAGTAGGCGTCCTCATCTTTGGTTATTCGCTTCTTGAAGGCTTAGGCTCCGCGCTTCTAATCCCTCCCGTGTACATACTGGTCACTGTCTCCTACAGCGGGGTGGCTAGGGCCAAAAACTTCGGCATCGTCAGCGCCGCAGCTGGAATCGGCTCGGCTGCGGGTCCCCTCATCGGCGGTTTAGTCACGACCGCGATCAGCTGGCGCGCCTCCTTTATTTTGCAGGTTCTAGTTGTGATAGCGATTATCTTTCTTAGCCTGCGGATTGTGGAGCCGCCCAGAACCGGGCCCAAGCACCATTTTGATTTCCTTAGCGCTATTCTTTCGGCGGCGGGTTTTCTGCTGATTATTTTAGGGCTTCAAACCACCTCTACATACGGCTGGTTTGTATCCTCCGCGAACGTGACGATAAACAACACGGTAATAATCCCGGCCGGCAGCATATCTCCCTTCTTAATCTTCCTAATCGCGGGAATAGCCTCCAACATATTATTCTACCTCTCCATTCGGCACAGGGAAAGAATCGGCAAAGAACCCCTACTTCAAACCCATATTTTACACAACAAAATATCCAACCTGGGTTTAGTCACCCAAAACATTCAATGGCTGATTTTGCAGGGAAGCTTCTTTGTTATTTCAGTATTCCTGCAGACAATACGCGGATACAACGCCATCGAAACAGGTTTGATTTTAACTGCCTCCACCATCGGCGTCCTATTTACTTCCGCTTTAGCTGGAAGATTAGCAAAGAAACGCTCTCAGCGCCTCAACATACGCGGAGGATTCATCTTAACGATCATAGGTATACTTCTGCTGCTTGCACTGGCCAGTGCAGTGTCATCGATTTTCTATTTCCTGCCCGGGTTATTTCTCATCGGCGCCGGCGTGGGAATAATGCTTACTTCCTCAGTTACCGTTGTCCAGTCCGCTTTCCCCGAAAAAGATCAAGGCGAAATATCAGGCTTATCTAGAAGCATCTCAAATTTGGGTTCGTCGATGGGTGTGTCAATTGTCGGCTCGGTTCTAATCAGTTCGGTTCTTCCAAATAATGAATCATTCGGGTTAGCATTAATTGTTATGGTCACATTTGCGATGGTTGGTTTGGTTGCAGCTATCCTGATTCCCAAAACAGCTGAACCGAACAAAAAACAGGGCCCCTGA
- a CDS encoding GHMP kinase — METKPDSYLCSQLKKRQEHDLLPAVIAYQRIDGPGSSLDLREFQQALWRLPRIPQNIRADPSLAWTRNLPRTIAISIDTGTKVTAYPFEAGMICVESRDYGFELVSAAGEVLPTKESWLLKIADTFSLSGVKFVLENLRPNIKSSGLGGSATAAVGLCILANDLAGKPFSRTQLIALASRMEQDLGVSIVGTQEQSNVLFGGVTDYVWFPWGYPNRSPTGFGASLRSELLPPSSYLELESHMAIYHSGKTRNSSKVNSVWREALSSPEGFGLQKKTPHLAYEFREALRLRNWTQAANSIRSYREIRTILSANYMDGSEEMANEAQTVGCEVFPLGAGGGGAVFFFSDNPRSVEALRDKLSGKYEEIPFHIKERGHELINPISINA, encoded by the coding sequence ATGGAGACTAAACCTGATTCATACTTATGTAGTCAGCTAAAGAAGCGGCAGGAACACGATTTATTACCCGCGGTTATTGCCTACCAACGCATCGACGGCCCCGGTTCAAGTTTGGACCTGCGTGAATTCCAGCAAGCCCTATGGCGTCTGCCTCGAATCCCCCAAAACATCCGAGCGGATCCGTCTTTAGCTTGGACCAGAAATCTCCCCCGCACCATAGCTATCTCTATCGACACGGGGACAAAGGTTACTGCATATCCATTTGAAGCCGGCATGATTTGCGTTGAATCCCGAGACTACGGCTTTGAATTGGTCTCAGCAGCCGGCGAGGTGCTGCCCACCAAAGAGAGTTGGCTGCTTAAAATCGCCGATACCTTCAGCCTCTCCGGCGTCAAGTTCGTTCTTGAAAATCTGCGCCCAAACATTAAATCCTCAGGGTTAGGCGGCTCCGCAACCGCCGCCGTCGGGTTATGTATCCTCGCAAACGATTTAGCTGGCAAACCGTTTAGTCGAACTCAGCTTATCGCTTTGGCTTCAAGGATGGAGCAGGATTTAGGCGTCAGTATTGTGGGCACGCAGGAGCAGTCTAATGTCCTGTTCGGCGGAGTCACCGACTACGTTTGGTTCCCCTGGGGGTATCCTAACCGGTCACCTACGGGTTTTGGAGCATCATTGCGCTCTGAACTTTTACCTCCAAGCAGCTACCTGGAATTGGAGTCACATATGGCTATTTATCACAGCGGAAAAACAAGAAACAGCTCCAAAGTAAACTCTGTCTGGCGCGAGGCATTATCCAGCCCTGAAGGTTTTGGGCTTCAAAAAAAGACCCCGCATTTGGCTTACGAGTTTAGGGAGGCCCTGCGACTGAGAAACTGGACACAAGCAGCCAACAGCATCCGTAGTTACCGTGAAATCCGAACCATCCTCAGCGCTAATTACATGGATGGCTCCGAGGAAATGGCCAATGAAGCGCAGACCGTGGGCTGTGAGGTTTTTCCGTTGGGTGCTGGAGGGGGCGGAGCGGTTTTCTTTTTCTCCGATAACCCCCGTTCAGTTGAAGCTCTGAGGGATAAGTTAAGCGGGAAATATGAGGAAATACCCTTCCATATTAAAGAAAGGGGACATGAGTTGATTAATCCAATCTCCATCAACGCTTGA
- a CDS encoding glycosyltransferase: MKVVVFCWEYPPNTRGQLANYVKAISNQLAARNVEVDVVTYTDGPYSQTDEAGVKIIYVPNPIRTHPDLLTWVLMLNQEIEKAAANIYYDTGGVDVIDVFDWHFVPAATTLKLGLGIPFLFSVDSIEYHRAAGASLPFNMAIESLEWLGMYEAGLVGVKSDLMRDEIARFYHVPKIKIRVADASVPDDACGYVKLLEETKNG; encoded by the coding sequence ATGAAGGTAGTCGTTTTCTGCTGGGAGTATCCGCCGAATACTAGGGGGCAGTTAGCCAATTACGTAAAGGCGATTTCGAATCAGTTAGCCGCCCGCAACGTTGAAGTCGACGTTGTAACCTACACCGACGGCCCCTACAGCCAAACAGACGAAGCGGGCGTAAAAATAATCTATGTCCCAAACCCCATCCGAACTCACCCTGATCTATTAACATGGGTTTTAATGTTAAATCAAGAGATCGAAAAAGCCGCAGCCAACATATACTATGATACAGGCGGCGTAGATGTCATCGATGTTTTTGATTGGCACTTTGTTCCAGCAGCCACCACCCTTAAGCTGGGATTGGGCATACCGTTTCTTTTCTCAGTTGACAGCATAGAGTACCATCGTGCTGCAGGCGCAAGTTTGCCGTTTAACATGGCGATCGAAAGTTTAGAGTGGCTGGGCATGTATGAAGCCGGCTTAGTGGGGGTTAAATCCGATTTGATGCGTGATGAAATCGCAAGGTTCTATCATGTTCCCAAAATCAAAATCCGCGTTGCCGACGCCAGTGTCCCCGATGACGCGTGCGGCTACGTTAAGCTGCTGGAGGAAACCAAAAACGGCTGA